GTGGCAAATAAACAGATTGAGAAACAGTATTGCCTTTATCATCCGTTACTGCCAATAAGTACGTGCGGTCAAACTCATAATTATACAACTTTAATGTTGTTTCACCATTACTCCATTTGTATTTGTAATTACCAGAACCTCCTGTTACAACAGGTTTAACAGGAGACAATGTTGCTTGAAGCGCGCATTGTGGTATTGGAATTGCTTGTAGTGAAAGTGAAAGTTTTTCAGAATTAACTGTTGGGTTATAAGCACTTTGTGCATTTGCTAACGAAAAACAAATACTCAATGCAACAACGAAATTAGCTAGTAGTCTTTTTTTCATAATTCACTTTTATCTTCTTAATTCAATATATCCTTTGTACGTTTCTTTTTTATTTACAGTTACATTCAAAATATAAAAATATGTTCCGGAAACAACCTTACTGCCTCCTATCTTTGGAGCATCTGTATTACACACTCCATCCCAATTATTCAAATACGGGCTAGAGGTATAAACCAAACCACCCCATCGATTATAAATCTCCAAACTATTTTCCGGAAATCGCTCCAGATTCTTTATCACAAACACATCGTTTACACCATCGCCATCAGGGCTAAATCCGTTAGGTATAGAAAGAACAAATTCCGGTAATACTTTAAAATAAACCCATGTTGTATCACATCTAGTCATACAAAATGGGTCGCAAATTACATATTTTAATGAATCATTCCCACTAAATCCATTACTAGGTTTGTACAAAACTATTCCATTAGCCAACGACTGCACCTGACCATTGATTGGAGGCACTAGGATAGTTATGCTAGAAACAGATCCTGTATCATTTTGGTAAATATTAATCGATTTAGAGCCATTGAACATAATACTGTCTTTATCGGCATTTGCTACAACAAATCCGTTTGAATTGCTTGTAATTTGAACCGTTGTGGAATACATGCAACCCTTTTGATCTTTACTTATTACAGTGTACGTGTTTACAGCCAGATTTACAAAATCTCCAGTTGTATTTATTTGTGCACCAGGCTGCAAGGTATATGAATAGGACGGAGTGCCTCCAATAGCAGAAAAATCAATAGCGCCATCCATCATACCAAGACAAGATTCGTTTGTAATAGAATCTGCTTGTAACAACAAAGGCGGTGGCGCAGAAATTACAACTACAGTATCTATACTACAACCAATAGCATCTGTGGCTTGAACGGTATATGTACCTGCAAGTAAGTTTGTAAATGAGCCTGTAGAATTTACTGTTCCAGAAGGAGCTAAATCAAAGGTATATCCAGGAACTCCTCCAATAGCTGCAACGGAAAGCTGTCCGACAGTATCAGTACTGCAAGACAAACTAGTTGTAGTAACTGTGTTAAGTAAAAAAGCGGAAGCCGGTTGTGTGATTACAAACGTTTGAACAGTAGGGCATCCATTAGCATCGGATATAATACAAGAATAGGTACCCGCTGCTAAATTAGCCGCAGACGGACTTGTTGAAACGACAGTACTAGTAGAATTAAGCCATGTATACTGATAAGGTGGTGTACCGGAAGAAATAACCGGTGTAGCCGAACCGGTACTTGCTCCTTTACAAAGCACATTAGCAATATCAACAGAAAATGTAGGCGCAGGTGCAGTAGTAACAGTAACCGTCTTAATCAATGTATACGGTGGACAAGAACCATCTCTAATTGTTACGTTATATACACCGGCATTCAATCCTGTTATGGTAGCTGTAGTTTTGCTATTGCTCCAAACATAAGTATAACCACCCGGGGCGCCTCCGGTTATATTTGAAACAGTTGCAGTTCCTTTAATACTGCCACATACAGATGTAGCACTGATGCTTGCACTCAATGGAGCCGAAATAGTACAAGTAGTTGTAAAAGCCGTTTCCGAAACAAATCCATTTCCGCAAGCATATACTTTTCCATTTCTACCTACTATCACATCAAACACGTTACCTGTTGTTGTTTGCAAACCTACTTGGTTCAAATTAAGGTCGTATTGATATACACCATTCTTTGACCCTACAAATACATTTCCGCAGGCATCAACCGCTAAACCGCCAACAGTATAGAATTGACCATTGGGTACATTCACAAATGCAGAAGAGTTCCCGTTTGATTTATCCCACCTTTTAACTGTTAGCCCATCGTACGTAAAAACATAATTGCCGTAGTTTGTAATGCAATTCATTCCCATCCCCATACTAGCAGTACTGAAACCGGTATTAACAGTTGGATAAATATTATTTGACATTGTTTCAACAATACTATATCCACTTGGTACTGTCCACTGAATGTTGTATTGAAATACATTAGGTCGCACTTTCATTAAATCGTTTCCATTTGAAATATTCATCGGTTGTGCAAATAAAAGATATGCATCACCATTATCATCCAACGTAACACCCACCGCATCATTACAACAATTTGTATTTCCGCTATATAAAATGGTTTGCTTGTCAATTCCCCAAAATGCAGGCTTAACCAACCCAATATTTACAGGGGGACCGCTACCTCCAGGACCAAAAGGATTGTACTCCTTACCTGTTCCACCTCCAACAACTAGTATTTCGTTCGATTTGCAATTGTTGGTTAACCTCCACGCCTCTTCCATAAAATTATCGGTGGTGTAATAAATATAGTATGAACCACCGGAAGTAACATTCTCCAAATAAGCCCCTCTTACAGGAGGAACAACACTATTGGCTAATGAAAAACCTTCTGATAAATAACACTCTCCATTAGGCATGGTAAGTAAATCACCATAATACGTTGTCTTAATTTGACCGGGAGAATAAGTCCATTGCTTTGACCCAAAACTATTGTATTTGATCAATTTTAAATTATTTATTCCACCACCATATACATAAACATTTCCGGCAGTATCAACTCCAATATCATATGCTTTAGCGCCAGACAAATCGCTATTCGTAATAGTAGTAGTCCAAGGGTCGATAATAATTTGTTCTGTTATCTGTGCAATTCCTCTTAATTCAAATTGTACTGCGTCAGGTTGCAAAATAAAATCACATACAATATTCCTTTTTTTTGCAGACGATGCAGATGGAGCATGATCTATAATATCTCCGGAACGGGTATGAATAATGAGGTTTCCAATTTGGTCCTTTTCTATGCCCGATGTGTTTTTATAAGACAGTTTAATGGCATTTAAATCGGCTCCAGGATTTAAAATCAGATTATATTTTATTCCTCCTCGTGTATCTGTAGTATATTCAATATCTACCTGGGGATACATGTTTTTGAATACAATTTTTTTAAATGCATTACAAAATAAGGTGGTCGCCTTTTTTGTCTTACCCTCTGCCTCCAATACATAATGGTGCTTGAATGGCAATGCTGTTGAGGTTTCTATGGCAGCTGATGAGCTACCTCCCACCCATTGGGCATTTACAAAGGCTTGATTCAACAAAACATCGCGTTCTTCTTTTTTAGGATTATCGTCCGGCTCTTGTTCTCCGTGCTTTGACGCAATTTTTACTACTTCATAGGTAAGGGTAAAATCGGAATTGAAGTATACATTGAAAAGTCCCTGATGCGCAGCAAAAAGAATTGTTTTGCCATTTTCAGATTTAAACTGCCCTTTATTTTCTACAAAATAGGTTTCGCCAAAAGTAGTATCTACCCAAGGAGCTTTTTCGAATGAATAAGCAAATTGAGAAAAAAACAACAAACTAATTATTGGCAATAATCTACCAAACATAGGTGTAAAGGAGTCTTTTGAATATCGCAATATACTGAAAAATATAGAATTTATATACTTTTAGAACCCACCATTATTGTTAACGAATTAAAGTAACATGCCCAAGCAAATTATGTATTTTACTTTGGGTGTCTTTTATTCGCACCTTCCACACATACACATCTTGCTGCGCAATTCTTGTATCTCCCCCAACTCTTCCATCCCACCCTTTTGTAATATCAGTAGTATAGTAAATTGATTTTCCCCATCTATTAAATATCCACATTTCAAACTCATCTACCCCAACACCTTGTCCCCTAAAGGTGTTATTTACATCGTCTCCATTACCCGGAGTAAATGCGTTAGGTGCAAAAAAGATAAAGCCCGGTTTTATTTCTACGGGCTTAGTGGCTGTATCTCTACAACCATAAGAGTTTTCAACAATAAGTTGTGTTTGATACGTTGCCGGATTGTAACTATCGTAGTAATGAGAAATATTAGTATTTACAGAATCTATGGATGAAAAATCGCCAAAATCCCACCACCACTTGGTATAATCAACTGAGTTGTTGATGTAGTAAATAAGAGGAGTAACTACAGTTGTATATGGTGGATCTGGAGTATAATCTGCTATGGGGTTTGGGTACACTGAAATAGCGCTAACATCAACCACAGAGTCTTTACAGCCTTTATTGGTAGTAACAACTAGCTTAACATCAAACAAAGCAACTTGGGTGGTGCTACTATTATCGTAGCAATGCAATTGAGTAGAATTTGTAGTTGAAGATATTTTTGAACCGTCTCCAAAATACCAATCCCATATAGCATTTTGAGAAGGATTTATACCGGAAGGTGTTGCATCTGTAAATGTAACGCAATGAAGCGGACAGCCCGCTGGCTTATCTAACGTAAATGCCGGAACAGGATTTGCAAAAACATTTACCGGCTTAGTAATAGTATCCGCACAACCATGCACAGATGTTGCAATCAAGCTTACATCATAAATTGCATTCGCATTGCCACCGAGCGAATATTGATGCGTTGGATTTGCATTCGTTGAAACAACAGACCCATCGTCAAAATTCCAAGTGTAGTTGGGTGTGCCGCCTACATTGGCGTTGGTAAGAATATCGGTAACGTCCGTAAAAATTGTTGAGCTTCCAAAACAAGCATCTGTTGCAGTAAAATTTGCTATTGGATACCCCCAAACATCAACAGGCACAGCAGCGGTATCTTTACAGCCGTTTTCCGAAACAACTATCAAACTAGCGATATAATTACCGGATGCAGGAAAAACAAAGGTTGGAGAAGCGGTGGCATTATCTACAGTGCCATTGGTTGTAAAATCCCAATACCACTCGGCTACCTTATTGGGCAATGGATTGGCCGGTGTAGATAAATCAGCGAATGTGGTAGCAATTCCTTCGCAAACCGATGTTGCATTAAATGCTGCAATTGGCGCAGGCTTTACGTTAGCCGAAAAAGAAGTATCGTTCGTGCACCCAAAATTATTTGTTACGGAATAGGTATAGGTATAATTGCCCGAAAGCGCTTGTACCGTGCACAATGTATCTCCATTCGAAGAAAGAGAAAAAGCTCCCGGACCTGTAAAGCTTGTTCCAGTTACCGTTGCAGAGAGTGCAGGTAAATTTACATACAAACTGGTATCAAAATTCATCCCCCAAGCCCAAACATCTCCTTGGTCTTGTGCCCACATATCGCAAATGCGAAGTGTCCAAGTTCCGTTTAGCTCGCTGCCTACAAGTCCAGATAGTGGCTGCACACTCTCGTATGTTCCAGGTCCACTATAATTAGTAGCCCACGTGCCATTAGTTGAGTTAGGATCCCAATAATAATCGCCTCCTAAATTGGCGCCACCACCACCTTGCTGATGTAGGATTACAGATTGTCCAGAAGGGCTGATAATAGTAATGATTAAATCGCCAATAAACGTATGCGACATGTTTGCATAAATATTATTTAGCTGAGAAATGTTTGTAAGCAATGCCCCCACAGGGAAAACACTGAAATATTGGGTAGCTTCAAAACACTGACCCACATTATCGGGAATGTGAATTCCATCGGCAAAAACATCGTTCTTTGGTTTTGGGAATGGAGGTAATTCGGCAGCAACATCCAAGCAATAAGATTCATAAGGGCAAACAGCGGGCGGAGTTGTAATAGTATAGGTTGGCTCCATAGCTACCAACACTTCTGTAAATGCAGCATTCTTATTTTTACATCCATTGTTATCTAATACATCTAAACTAACAATATAGCGTCCGCTACTTGTAAATGTATGATTCGTGGTAGGAATAAGAGTTGTATCGATATCACCATTCCCAAAATCCCAAATATATTTTGAAATAGTAAATGTTGGCATGGCTGTAGATGCGCTCCCATCAAAAGCCACAACTTGATCTTTACAAATTTGGATTGTAGGTGTGGTAGGTAAAACAACGCCTGCATTAGGATATGCACATGGAATTTCACATTTAACTGCTCCATTAAACACACCATGATTTGTGGCATCGGAAACAAAATGCAATGTTAAACAGCCGGAAGGATTATTAATTGAAGCGTATGAAACTTTATTGTTTAGCTGGCTTCCGGAATACGAACCAAGACTTGGAGCAGACATGGAGTTGCCATCATACAATTCCATAAAATCTCCGGAGCCTAAATTAAAGGTAAACCATGTAATGTTTATTGCCGACCCAGGATTATCTGGACAGATTGTAAGAGTAAAATCTTGATTGGCTGAATATCCTGCAGCGCTTACTCCACCTGTATCATAGAGCGTAAAGTCGCAATCACTCTCTGTTCCATTATGAATTAATATTTGTTGTGCAAAGTAAGATGGAGAAAACAACCCAAAATAGAAAAGTGCAAATAAAGAATGGATAAAATTTGTGCATCTACTTTTGCTGAACACAAAAGATTGAAAATGGGGTTTCATAAATTGGGTAATAGGGTTAAGCATTAGTAAGTTACCTTAAAAAAAAATAAAAATCAAGTACTCTCTGTACTTTATTATTACAGCACACATGGCAAGAAGTAACCGGTGTTTCAAAATTAGCTTTCCTATTTAACAGTTAGCGTTAGAAAATTGTAAATAAATAAGAAAAACCTGGCGCTGTTAATTTTAACTCACATAAAAATTTATTTATAATAAATGTTAAATTGCATGATATTTGCAATCCATACAATATGAAAAAAACAACACTTATCCTTTATATACTTTTTGTTACTACAATTGTAGCAAAATCTCAGATTTACAAATCTAAATCGTGCGAAATAAGTTTCTTTTCCTCCTCACCGCTAGAAAACATAGAAGCTAAAAATAAAGTGGCTGTGCCTATTATGAATACTGCTACCGGAGATTTTCAAGTGCGAATTCCTATTGTCAGTTTTAAGTTTGAGAAACCTTTAATGGAGGAACATTTTAATGAAAACTACATGGAAACAGACAAGTTTCCGTATGCCATTTTCAAAGGAAAAATTTCCGAAACCATAGACTATACAAAAGATGGAGAACACAAAGTAACCGTAAAAGGGAATCTTGAAATACATGGAGTAACAAAAGAAAGAACTATTGATGGAACTCTTACCATTAAAGGCGGAGAAATTACCGTTGTTTCTAAATTTAATGTACACATAGCCGACCACAATGTGAAAGTGCCCAGCTTGTATGTAAAAAACATTGCCGAAGATGTAGAAGTAAAAATCAACTCAACACTTGAACCTTTTAAAAAATAATTAATTAGCTCTTTTTAGATTATGCAAAAAATAAACACCCTACTTGTTTTTATCTTTATTACAACCAATGTTTTTTGTCAAGAAGACTTACTTAGCCTTGTAGAACCGGATGCCAAAAGCGAAGCATTAAACGAGAAAGTAAGCGCTACCTTTAAAACTACCAAAATCATAAACGCACAAACAACTGAATCGGTAAAAAAAAACACGCTAGATTTTAGAATAACACATCGGTTTGGGAATATGGGTGAAAAAAGCAACGGTGGAGTACATACACTTTGGGGATTAGACAACTCCAATGACATCCGCTTCTCTTTTGACTATGGAATAACCGACAAACTTGCCGTTGGAATTGCTCGCAGCAAAATGAACGAATTAATAGACGGTTCTATAAAATTTAGGTTTTTAGAACAAAAGAAAAAAAAGATGCCCATTTCGGCTGCACTTTTTTTAATGGCTGGCTATAATCCACAACGATCTACCGACTTTTACGCAGGAACAGTGGGGGTAATTGAAAACAAAGCAATACACCGAATTTCATATACAAGCCAGCTGATTATTGCCAGCAAACTTTCCGACAGAATCTCAATAGAAATTTTACCAACATATGTTCATCGCAATTTTGTAAAACGCTATATTAATCCTGATAACGGAAAAGAAGATGAAAATGGGATACTATCCGTTGGATTTGGAGGACGTATTAAAATAACAAAACGCTTTTGTTTATTAGCCGACTACTTCTATGTAGTTTCTGATTACAGAACTAAAAACCCAACCACCCCTTTCTACAACCCTTTGGCAGTAGGATTTGAAGTAGAAACCGGAGGGCACGTATTTCATGTCGATTTTACAAATGCAACAGGCATTGTAGAAAACAATTTTATTCCCTTTACAAACGATACTTGGACAAAAGGGGGATACAAGTTAGGATTCAACATTTCTAGAGTATTTAATTTTTAATTATTCTTAATTTCTGTTTGCCATATTCATGCTTGACTCATTAAATACAAAAAAGAAAAAAGAAAAAAGGCAGGAGAGGAAGAGCAAAAAAAAAGAGAAATTAAAAGAAGAAAAAAAAACTTCTAAAAAAAATCATTCCGAGCCACAAACAAAGGCAGATGATTCTTTACAAACAAAAAGCGTAATTAAGGTAGCCGAGCCAACTAAACCAGACTCGTTAGCCTCATTCAACCTTTTTAAAAACCACGAACTCCAGCCCAAAAGCACCAAGCCCAGCATACACTATTTTAATAACATCACATGGTTGGGATGGATTCTCATACTTTGTTATGCCCTATTTATTTTGGTACGGAAAAATTATCGCAAACGCTTAACTGGCTTATTGGAATCTTTTTTGTCTAACAGAAACACAGAAGGTGCAACACGAAAAGACAATCCAATAGCCAATCGGTTAACTATTGTTCTTTCCGTATTGTTTTTAACCTTGATGAGTTTGTTTTGCTTACAAGTAAACACCAACTTTCATTTTTTTGACTCTTACATTGGATTAACACCGCACAACTACTTTCGTATTTTTACTTTTGTTTTTATTTTCTACGCAATTAAGATTGCTGTTATTTCATTAATAGGAAACACCTTTAGCGCAACAGCACAAACCAATCATCATATTTCAAGTGTAGTGCTTTACAACTCGATATTGACCTTTTTTATATTTCCGATCATTGCCATTATTCAATTTACCCCTTTTGTTTCTTCGGATAAATTATTTGTTACATCCTTCTTTTTATTATTGTTATTCAACGCATACAAGCTTTTCCGAATGTTTGAGTCGGGATTTTCGCAACTTAGAGTTGGAAAATTCTATTTGTTTTTGTATCTTTGCACCCTTGAAATTTTACCATTGGTCGTATTAATAAAGCTTTTAATAAGTTAATTTTTTGTTTTGGCAGAAAACCAAATTGAGAACCTATAAAAAGCTATTATTAAGTTAAAGTGGGGCATTAACAACTTAAAAAAAATCTATTCACGTGAAAATAAGTAGCATTCTAGTAGCGCAACCTAAACCCGAAACAGAAAGATCTCCCTATTTTGACCTGGCTTCTAAGTATAAAATAAAAATCGACTTTATTCCCTTTACACACGTTGAAAGCGTAGTTGGAAAAGAGTTTAGAAAAGAACGTGTAAATATCTTAGAGCATCATGCCATTATAATGACAAGTCGTAATGCGATTGATCATTTTTTTAGAGTATGCAGTGAGCTACGCATAAATGTTCCTGAAACAATGAAATATTTTTGCCCTTCGGAAGCTATTGCTTATTACTTACAAAAGTACGTGGTGTATCGTAAACGTAAAATATTTCATGGCGTAAAAGCGCTTAGCGATATTGCTGATGTATTAAAAAAACACAAAGAGGACAAATTTTTGTTCCCTTGCTCAGATACCCACAACGAAGACGTTCCGGAACTGCTTAAAAGCCTTAATATTAATTTTTCCGAAGCAGTTTTGTTTCGTACAGTATCTAGCAACTTATCAAAACTTGCAAAAGTTAATTACGACATGCTGGTATTCTTTAGCCCGAATGGCATCCGCTCGTTGTTTGATAATTTTCCAAAATTCAAACAAAACCAAACTAAAATTGCAGCTTTTGGCGTAAATACAGCCAAGGCGGTAATTGATGCCGGACTAAAGCTAAACCTGTCTGCCCCTACTCTAGAAGCTCCGTCTATGCCTATGGCAATTGAACTTTTCATAAAAAATCCTGATAAGGCTCCACAAATTTTACTTACCAAACCCGAACTGAAGCCTGTAGTTATCGAAAAACCCAAAAAAGAAGAAACGAAAAAAGCTGTGGTGGTTGTAGAAAAAACCGCTACAAAAAAAACAAAAGCTGCAAAAGCGGTTGCAAAAAAGACTATAATAAAAAAAGTAAGCAAACCAGCAGCAAAAAAGATAAGTAAGCCAATCAAAAAAGCTGCAAAACCCAAAAAGGCTGTAAAGAAAATAAGTAAACCCGCAAAAAAAGCAACTAAGCCTGTAGCAAAAAAGACTTCAAGCAAAACCAAAAAAATTCAAAAAAGCCCAAAACCTAAAAAAGCGTTAAAAAAGAAATCAAAAAGATAATTTTTTAATGCACATTTGTGCTTTATGGTTTTAGCCAACTATCCTAAAGCATTGCGTATTTGCAGCAAAGCTGACTTTGATTTACTTTTTAAAAAAGGAAAAGGATTTACTGTTTTTCCAATTAAGCTCAGCTATTTAAAATCGGACAACCATCCATCACAACAACCTTTTTTATTTGCAGCAACAGCCCCAAAAAGACTGTTTAAGAGGGCTGTTGACAGAAATAGGATTAAGCGCCAATTAAAAGAATCGATTCGAAAAAATAAGCACTTGCTATTGGCAAATACTAATCTAAATAGCCCCAACCAAACCAACTTACTGCTATTTACATATATTGCTGCCGAAAAATCATCGTCTGAGGTAATTGAGAACGCAACAATTAAATTAATCAACCGTTTAATACAAAGTAATGAATAGGTTAATTGGCTCTATTTTTGTATATTTAATTAAAGGGTATCAGGTGTTTATTTCGCCATTGCTAATGCCATCGTGCAAGTACACACCAAGTTGTTCGCACTACGGTATTCAGGCAATAAAAAAACACGGTCCTTTTAAGGGCGGATACTTAACGTTTAAACGCATTTTGTCCTGTAACCCATGGAACAAAAAAAGCGGATACGACCCGGTACCTTGATTTAGTTTTTTCTAGTAGCTATTTTATACATTTTTATATGAAAAACATTTTTTCTTTCGTAAAAAAAACAAAACATTTCTTCATCGGGCTTTTAATCGGAGCCTCTGTAATAAGCTCCTTTGCCTTTGTTGATGATTACTTCGAAGTGTCTAAAAACCTAGACATTTTTGCCACCCTTTATAGAGAATTAAATGTGTATTATGTAGATGAGACGAAGCCAGGAGATTTGATGAAAAAAGGAATTGATTCTATGTTAGAGTCGCTCGATCCTTATACTAATTACATACCCGAATCAGATATTGAAGACTACCGATACATGACTACCGGGCAATACGGTGGAATTGGTTCGCTAATTCGGCAAAAAGACGAATATGTAGTTGTTTCAGAACCATACGAGGGCTACCCAGCACAAAAAGCTGATTTAAGAGCTGGCGACATTATTTTGGAAGTAAATGGCGTTTCTGTAAAAGGAAAAAAAACAGATGAAATTAGTAAGCTCCTAAAAGGTCAGCCGGGAACATCGGCTAAGCTATTAATTAAACGAGAAGGCGAAGCCGCAACGATTGAGAAAACAATTGTTCGCGAAGATATTAAAGTAAAAAATGTTTCATATTACGGAATGATAAATGAAAATAGCGGATTGATAAAGCTTACCGGATTTACAGAAAATGCGGCAGGCGAAGTAAAAAGCGCTTTTTTGGAACTTAAAAAAAATCCGAATTTCAAGTATTTAATACTCGACCTGAGAGGAAACCCGGGAGGTTTGCTAAAAGAAGCCGTTGATATTGTAAATCTTTTTGTAGAAAAAGGAACTGATATTGTAAACACGAAAGGGAAAATAAAAGAATGGGACAAATCTCATAAAGCTACAAACAACCCTATTGACACAGAAATTCCGATTGCAGTATTAGTTGATAGAGGCTCGGCATCTGCAGCGGAGATAGTTTCCGGAGCTATACAAGATTTAGACAGGGGCGTAATCATTGGTCAACGCACTTACGGCAAAGGCCTAGTTCAGCAAACTCGTCCGTTAAGCTACAACGCGCAATTAAAAGTTACTGTTGCCAAATATTACATTCCTAGTGGAAGATGTATTCAAGCACTTGATTACGCGCATCGTAACGAAGATGGCGGAGTTGACAAAATTGCCGATTCGCTTATTACGGCATTCAAAACAAAAAATAATCGTATTGTTTATGATGGTGGTGGAGTAAAGCCGGACATATCGATGGATGACAAGAAATACAGCAACATTTCGGCTACCCTCAGTTCTAAGGGACTAATATTTGATTTTGCTACCCAATATCGAATTAAAAATCCGACTATTAAAAGTCCAAAAGAGTTTACACTCTCTGATAGCGAATACGAATTATTTGTAAAATCATTAGAAGGAAAAGATTACGAATACACCACCTTAAGCGAATCAGCACTAAAAGAGTTTAAGGAAGATGCTGAGAAAGAAAAATACTATGAAAGTATTAAATTAGAATACGAGGCGTTGAAAAATAAAATTGCAAGCAACAAAAAGGAGGATTTAAAAACGTATAAACAGGAAATTAAAGAGCTACTTGAGTCTGAAATTGCATCACGCTACTATTACCAAACCGGACGACTTGAATCTAGCCTTAAGTATGATGTAGAAGCTAAAGAAGCTATTGCATTACTAAACGACAAGGCTAAATACTCTGGTATTCTAACAACAATAGAAAAAGCAGACAAACCTTTCAATCAGCAGGTTTTAAACAAAACTCCAAAAGACAAATAAAATCAATTTTAGTACTTTGATTAGCGCGTTGTTTAATACCCCCGAAAACAAAAGGAAGTTTCACTATTACACTTACCTAATTGGCATGTCCATGCTAATGATTGGCATGCCATGGTCAAAATTTCTATTAAGTGTTGCACAATTTACATTGCTCGGAAATTGGATACTTGAAGGTGATTACAAAAAAAAGTTACGTGTGTTTATTTATTCTACTCCCGCTATACTTATAAGTATTATTTTTTTCATTCACATACTAGGGCTTTTTTACTCTTCCGATTGGGCCTATGGATTTGAAGACATACGAAAAAAAATCCCTTTACTACTGCTACCTCTATTAATTTCAACCGGACCACAATTAAAAAAGGAACACAAATATTTTTTGGTCTACTTATTTTTATCTTTTGTCTTAATTAGCTCCATTGTTAGCGTATTAGTATTAAAAGGCTATACAAGCACCATCGTAAACGATGCAAGAGACATTTCCATATTTGTATCCCATATTCGCTTTTCATTAATGGTTTGTTTAGCAATATTTTTTTCGTTCAATTTGATTTTCACACAAGGAAAATTGAGTACAAAAATAATTTGTATTCTACTGGCAATTTGGTTTACCTATTTTCTTTTTTTACTTCAATCGCTTACAGGAATTATTGTAATTGCATTTACGGGCACAGCAGTTATTTTATTTTACAGCTATAAGAATGTACCCCCTTTTTACAAAATGGGAATTTCGTTTGTTGCAATATCAT
The sequence above is drawn from the Bacteroidota bacterium genome and encodes:
- a CDS encoding gliding motility-associated C-terminal domain-containing protein, which produces MFGRLLPIISLLFFSQFAYSFEKAPWVDTTFGETYFVENKGQFKSENGKTILFAAHQGLFNVYFNSDFTLTYEVVKIASKHGEQEPDDNPKKEERDVLLNQAFVNAQWVGGSSSAAIETSTALPFKHHYVLEAEGKTKKATTLFCNAFKKIVFKNMYPQVDIEYTTDTRGGIKYNLILNPGADLNAIKLSYKNTSGIEKDQIGNLIIHTRSGDIIDHAPSASSAKKRNIVCDFILQPDAVQFELRGIAQITEQIIIDPWTTTITNSDLSGAKAYDIGVDTAGNVYVYGGGINNLKLIKYNSFGSKQWTYSPGQIKTTYYGDLLTMPNGECYLSEGFSLANSVVPPVRGAYLENVTSGGSYYIYYTTDNFMEEAWRLTNNCKSNEILVVGGGTGKEYNPFGPGGSGPPVNIGLVKPAFWGIDKQTILYSGNTNCCNDAVGVTLDDNGDAYLLFAQPMNISNGNDLMKVRPNVFQYNIQWTVPSGYSIVETMSNNIYPTVNTGFSTASMGMGMNCITNYGNYVFTYDGLTVKRWDKSNGNSSAFVNVPNGQFYTVGGLAVDACGNVFVGSKNGVYQYDLNLNQVGLQTTTGNVFDVIVGRNGKVYACGNGFVSETAFTTTCTISAPLSASISATSVCGSIKGTATVSNITGGAPGGYTYVWSNSKTTATITGLNAGVYNVTIRDGSCPPYTLIKTVTVTTAPAPTFSVDIANVLCKGASTGSATPVISSGTPPYQYTWLNSTSTVVSTSPSAANLAAGTYSCIISDANGCPTVQTFVITQPASAFLLNTVTTTSLSCSTDTVGQLSVAAIGGVPGYTFDLAPSGTVNSTGSFTNLLAGTYTVQATDAIGCSIDTVVVISAPPPLLLQADSITNESCLGMMDGAIDFSAIGGTPSYSYTLQPGAQINTTGDFVNLAVNTYTVISKDQKGCMYSTTVQITSNSNGFVVANADKDSIMFNGSKSINIYQNDTGSVSSITILVPPINGQVQSLANGIVLYKPSNGFSGNDSLKYVICDPFCMTRCDTTWVYFKVLPEFVLSIPNGFSPDGDGVNDVFVIKNLERFPENSLEIYNRWGGLVYTSSPYLNNWDGVCNTDAPKIGGSKVVSGTYFYILNVTVNKKETYKGYIELRR
- a CDS encoding PKD domain-containing protein; this encodes MKPHFQSFVFSKSRCTNFIHSLFALFYFGLFSPSYFAQQILIHNGTESDCDFTLYDTGGVSAAGYSANQDFTLTICPDNPGSAINITWFTFNLGSGDFMELYDGNSMSAPSLGSYSGSQLNNKVSYASINNPSGCLTLHFVSDATNHGVFNGAVKCEIPCAYPNAGVVLPTTPTIQICKDQVVAFDGSASTAMPTFTISKYIWDFGNGDIDTTLIPTTNHTFTSSGRYIVSLDVLDNNGCKNKNAAFTEVLVAMEPTYTITTPPAVCPYESYCLDVAAELPPFPKPKNDVFADGIHIPDNVGQCFEATQYFSVFPVGALLTNISQLNNIYANMSHTFIGDLIITIISPSGQSVILHQQGGGGANLGGDYYWDPNSTNGTWATNYSGPGTYESVQPLSGLVGSELNGTWTLRICDMWAQDQGDVWAWGMNFDTSLYVNLPALSATVTGTSFTGPGAFSLSSNGDTLCTVQALSGNYTYTYSVTNNFGCTNDTSFSANVKPAPIAAFNATSVCEGIATTFADLSTPANPLPNKVAEWYWDFTTNGTVDNATASPTFVFPASGNYIASLIVVSENGCKDTAAVPVDVWGYPIANFTATDACFGSSTIFTDVTDILTNANVGGTPNYTWNFDDGSVVSTNANPTHQYSLGGNANAIYDVSLIATSVHGCADTITKPVNVFANPVPAFTLDKPAGCPLHCVTFTDATPSGINPSQNAIWDWYFGDGSKISSTTNSTQLHCYDNSSTTQVALFDVKLVVTTNKGCKDSVVDVSAISVYPNPIADYTPDPPYTTVVTPLIYYINNSVDYTKWWWDFGDFSSIDSVNTNISHYYDSYNPATYQTQLIVENSYGCRDTATKPVEIKPGFIFFAPNAFTPGNGDDVNNTFRGQGVGVDEFEMWIFNRWGKSIYYTTDITKGWDGRVGGDTRIAQQDVYVWKVRIKDTQSKIHNLLGHVTLIR
- a CDS encoding YceI family protein, translated to MKKTTLILYILFVTTIVAKSQIYKSKSCEISFFSSSPLENIEAKNKVAVPIMNTATGDFQVRIPIVSFKFEKPLMEEHFNENYMETDKFPYAIFKGKISETIDYTKDGEHKVTVKGNLEIHGVTKERTIDGTLTIKGGEITVVSKFNVHIADHNVKVPSLYVKNIAEDVEVKINSTLEPFKK